The DNA sequence TGTGGTAGGAGGTGAGAGTTGAAGCTTGGGAGAGAGATTTTAGGTGGGAGGTTGAATTGTGTTGTTTTATGGGATGTTAGGTCAAGCGAAACTCTTTGGCCACAGTGAAGGGATGTGGATTGGGAGTCAGGACGGGGCTGTGATGCACATCCACCTCTAATTAGGTGTGTTGATTACATCACAGCAGGAAGCTGGAGACCAACCAGCAGGATGTGGGGTATTGTTTCGCAACTAGGAATAGGTACAGATGGAAGGGGGTTGGGatggaggtgtgtttgtgtgtgtgttcatgtgagtGCACGTTTGTATTGGGGGAAGTGTTTACTCACAACTTTCCTGAAACCCACAACTTGTAGTCTCCAAACAAGTCTCAATCAGACATTGAAACGCTGGCATTGACTTTTAGCTTTGAATGCTTATCAGCTCTAACAATTACATTTTGTTACGAAATCACAAAACTGATGTTTACTGTAAACCACATTTCTTTGAGCACTGGTGATAGTTGTCCTGGCGCTGCCTTGAACATTTTATATGGTCTTGAGGAGATTGCTGAAGTACTGCCAGACAGTGCAGGATTTGTTTTTTCATCAGACCTTGATAAATGGGagtgcattttttatttttttatctggaCTGTGTCAGCACCTGAATACAACACTGTACAATTGGACTGCATCTCGTTATGGGGTGAAAAGTTGAATCTTGAAGTGTTATGTCTACAACTATTCAAACCACACCTACAACGTCTTTATTAAAGGCCGATAATGTACCTGATTTCAATTGAGCAGGTATACAATTGGTTTTTAACTCTATTTCATGGGTACAAGGTGAAAGAATGGTTTACACAGCTATTGAAAAGTTACAGAATACACTACAGTTGTACATCTCTGAATGTTCTAACCATTACCTCTCTCCTTTTTAAAACCCCAAATAGCCTTGCAACTGTATGACCTACAAATGTTTTTGTGTATTTTTCTGCTTGCTACTATCTGAAAGAGCATGTCGTCCTGATAATGACTGGACTGGAGCAGAGGTGAGCTGAGGTGGGTCTGGGCCTGTGAGGCTAATGTTCTGTGTCTGTATTACAGGTGGAGCACTGGGGCCATATCTGCAGAACCAGGCCTAGCTCTGATCCACTGTGACAGTCTCCCTTTAGGTGGGCAGTACCTCTCAGCACTCAGCACTCATTGGGATTTATAGCTCAGATTCAGGGATGGATGGGGGGGGTTGGTggtgaggagggtgagaggggacCACTGCTGCATGTACCCTTGCAGAGGGATGCTAAAACTGAGCATCCtgacaacacacgcacacattcaaAATAACACACACCGTATTGCACACACAGACTCAAAATAACACACACCATACTGCATACATTCTCAAAATAACGCACACTGTATTGTGTGCACACACTCAAAATAACACACACCGAATTGTACTTACACACTCAAAATAACACACACCATATTGTACGTACACACTCAAAATAACACACACCATATTGCACGCACACACTCAAAATAACACACACCATATTGCACGCACACACTCAAAATAACACACACCGTATTGCACGGACACACTCAAAATAACACACAACATATTGCATGCACACACTCAAAATAACACACAACCACTCAGAACAATACACATGTACAATGTCACACACTCAGGAGAGAACATACACACTCAACCCTCCTGTCTGCGCACCCTTTTTCCTTTGCAAATGGAGTGCTTTGGCATGGGcccttagatcctcaaaaagttatatagctgcaccattgagagcatcttgactggctgcatctcctcttgatatggcaactgcttggcatccgaccagaAGGAACTACAAAGGGTAGTTTGtacaacccagtacatcactggggccgagctccctgccatccaggacctctataccaagccgtcaaaggaaggccctaaaaattgtcaaagactccagccacccaagtcatggaATATTCTCTCttctaccacacagcaagcgatACGATGcacaagtctggaaccaacaggaccatgAATGGCATCCATTCTCAAGCcatagactgctaaatagttaaccaaataccTACCCATATCATCTGCATTGACCACCTTGTGCACTAAAACTTTGAATCAACATATTAGCTGCTACTACTGCCAATTATCAATCCTGGTGCCTCATCattatccctacctacagtatacagtactttCATACAGtatttacctcaattacctcgtacgcatgcacattgactctgtgctggTACAGAGCCAAATAATCGTTACTCACTGTGTTTTTATTTCTTGTGTTATTAGTTttctattttgtattttattttgtaagtaagcatttcactgtttgtGTCCActtgttgtttataaagcatgtgaaaaataacatttgatttgcccTGTTTTTTTTGGCTGCCGAACATAAAATTACACAATTGTCATACATCTGCACCAGCGCATTCAGAGCAGAGCTGCGCTTTGTCGAATAGCAATCAGCCCCGCTTTGCCCCGTGACCCTAAGTGGCTGTGATAGCTttgtctcctccatcctcttATCTCCACGCTTCTAATGGTTAAACAGTTTTACACCCAGCCCTGCCACAGCACAGCTGTACAGAGCATTATGTTATATCACTAGGCTAGCTCCCTACAGCAAATGTGTTCCGAGGGGCTAAACGGTCAGCCAGGTATTTCTCTCATTTCAATCTCCTTGTGTTctatggaaaagagagagagtgtggtgaaTGTATAATGTAACTCGTGTTATCATTGCTATCGTCTgcacattgagacattatttaAACATGGCTAATTTGCTGGTTTGAAAAGAATAGCAATCTGTACAGTTTCCATATTTTTATTATCTGCTCAGCATTGCATGAGTGAAGTTCAGGGAGTAAAGAAGAAGACATACCAGACGGAATGGTCAAAGTAAATCAAGTAAACAACACATCAAGCTATGAAAGATGAACAGACATGTTTTGTTTTGTCCCTAAACCTCCCAGCAATGCTTACATTGGAGATTATGTTTATagacacgcacgcgcacacacacacacacacacacacacacacacacacacacacacacacacacacacacacacacacacacacacacacacacacacacacacacacacacacacacacacacacacacacagcatctcaTCAGAGATGATCATGTCAGCAGACACCTTGTTTCCTGCTTAAAATGGATCACTTTGTAATGGTAGTTGTGAACTTTACCCCAAAGTCAACATATAGGCTAACATACCATTCATGCTGTTCTACATGTGATATCAAATGACAATACCAGTTGATGATGGTGATGGATACATTACTCTTATTTTTATTAATTAACTTCCATTATAACATGTAGCTGGGCTGTGCTATTTTTTATGTGGATAAGAGGTGAATCAGATTTGGAAATAGAAAATAACCAAACAGGTAATTCTAGCCACCTGCAGTCTCCCCTCAGCTGTTCCTTATCCAAAGTAaactcagacctctctctctctctctctctttctccctttctctctctctttcgcttagTTTGACGATAGGTTGGTCTTAGGAGTGATGTCACCCACTTCACTCCCGCATGCACACAAATTCCACTAGCAGTGTGTGTCTCGCAGTGCGCGCTGCCTCTTGTGCGTAACTGGCGACACAAGGCTTTAACAACAAAACAACTACAGCACTGCGCACGGGACAGACCGAGAGATAACAGAAACAAAATGTTGCTAATGCTCCTGGAACGTTAGCCTAACATGTAGACTTACTTATCTGGTTTCCGGACTTTATAGTGGCAACAACTTACTGGATACGTTGTGGCCACGGAGCGAGCTGGGCTTGTGTCGCCAACATTTTGCGGACCCTCTATGGAACTGAAGATGAGAGCAGCTCGCCAGGACGCAATGGGCCCTCGGGTATTTTACCAATGTGCTCTATATCTGTTCACTGATCACACAACCAAACGCACAGCGCGTCTCCACTGATTACATTCTCTAGGACTAATGACTTTATCAACATTTGAATGCTTCCAAGTTAAGTGTTTTGGGGCGGAAAGGCACACGCTAAAAATTTACCAAGAGAAGATGCGTTCAGGATGGATGTAGCCAAGTTTACAACCGTTACCAATACCTCGCAGGATACCAACACCTCGAGCGCCCCAAGACCTCTCCCGCAAACGGAGGTGGGCTCCGCGCTCATAATCCTTGTGGTCACCGTGATCATTCTGGTCACCATCGTCGGTAACGCGCTGGTCATCGTGGCCGTGCTCACCAGTCGGGCTCTCCGCGCCCCCCAGAACCTTTTCCTGGTGTCCCTGGCGTGCGCAGACATCCTCGTGGCGACACTGGTCATCCCGTTCTCCCTTGCCAATGAGGTCATGGGTTACTGGTACTTTGGGAGCACCTGGTGCGCCTTTTATCTGGCACTGGACGTCCTCTTCTGCACCTCCTCCATAGTCCACCTGTGCGCCATCAGTCTGGACCGCTACTGGTCAGTCACCAAGGCCGTGAGCTACAACCTGAAGCGGACCCCCAAGCGAATCAAGTCCATGATAGCCGTGGTGTGGGTCATCTCCGCCGTCATCTCCTTCCCACCTCTCATCATGACCAAGCACAACGAGCATGAGTGTCTGTTAAACAACGAGACCTGGTACATCCTATCTTCTTGCCTCGTGTCCTTCTTCGCCCCGGGCCTCATCATGATCCTGGTGTACTGTAAAATCTATAAAGTGGCCAAGCAGCGCTCCTCCACCGTGTTCGTGGCTAAGACCGGCCTGGAGAGGCAGCCCTCTCAGTCCGAGACGTGCTTCGTGAGGAAGGAGCGGATGGAGATGGAGAGCCCCAGTAGCCAGAGCTCCGAGGACCACCACAGGCAGGAGGAGCTGGATTATATCGACTTGGAGGAGAGCTGCTGTGCGTCGGACAACAAACCACGGAACCACCGCTTCTCCAAGCGTAGGAAGGTGGAGGTCTCGGACTGCTGCCCGCCACAGAGTTGCCGTCTCTCCTGGGCCTCAGCGCGCGCCTCGCAGCTTTTCCAAGACCCCAAAAACGCTACCAACGCGACCCTGGTGGCCCAGCGACATCACCTCGCGGCACATCGGCATCACCTCGTGGCGGCTGCGTCCAAGACCAAAGTGGCCCAGATGCGCGAGAAGCGCTTCACGTTCGTGCTGGCCGTGGTGATGGGGGTGTTCGTGCTCTGCTGGTTCCCTTTCTTTTTCACATACAGCCTGCACGCGATCTGCAGGGAGAGCTGCTACATACCCGGCGCGCTCTTCAACGCCTTCTTCTGGATTGGCTACTGTAACAGCTCAGTGAACCCTATGATATATACAATTTTCAACAGGGATTTCCGTAAAGCGTTTAAGAAAATCGTATGCCGGACTTCAAAACGCACTAATACCACTTGAAAAGAAGGGTCACTTTGAAgcggtgactgactgactgtgcgtCACTGCTCATCGAAACAGACGTCAGTTCTTCACCTAAGCACGCATCCCTGCACCTCTGAATGACTATATTCGTTCCAAAAGGAACGTttttatttaataataataatattaatatgaTATCAAAATATCTCGTGTTGTGCGCTAATGTGTGAATATTAGAAACAATGTACAGAGGAAATAGGATATATCAAACAAAAGCTAAATAGAGTATTGTCATTGATGATTTTGACCCCTGCTTTCAAAGTTAGGAATTCGTTTAATATTCAGTGAGGTAACTCGTATATTTAGGCCACAGCATAATAATTCCAGGGCCTTTTTACGATCCGTTCTTTTCTGTACTTTCATTATTAATCTTTTATGTCCCATAAAGATATGAAAAAAATCTAGTTCAGAGTAAAAGTGAAGTCATAACCCAGGATTTCGAGGCTgatggagctgtgtgtgtggcACTGAGAGGTTTAGGTTTTTCAAAAAAAATATTCATCAAACTGTCATCAAAAAGACATGAGAGAGACTGAGttgacatacatttttttttttactttgactTTTTCAAAGAATCTCAAAATGCATAAAAAgtcaaataacaaaacaaaaagttGAAATTATAGAAATTGAAAGTGTCCGTCGGCTTCGGATGAAGTTGAGGCAGTTTGGGCTGGAAAGGCAGTGTAGGTTCAGTGTACAGTAGGTTCACACTGTACACGGTTGTAGCATCTACTTGGACATTTATTTAATGAGTAGCCAAACTAGTTAGGAATGGCTGCAATTGCTTGGTCAAGTTTAATAGAGATGTGTCAAAATGTAATTCACTTTCACTTTCAATCCATTATCTAAAACGGTATCCGATTATGACTGATGTCAGGTGGGTTGATGACGCAGATCTCTTTGAGTGGGCTTCGGGTCTCCCTCATCGCTAAACCCCCAAATGCATGCGCTgttgtccgtggtgctgaaacgCCACGCACTACGCCGATGGCACTATGCTGTGACGCGAATGCGTGACATGGCATATTCAATGGTTTGCAAAACCATATATGAACTGTTATCAATCAGAAAAATCTAGTGATATGGGAATATATCTCATGATATCGTGCCTCATTTAAACACTGTGTGTAAGCAGATAGATCGATCATGCTTGGCACATTTGCTAAAATGAATGTATCCTCATAAGTGATGAGAAATGAAGATTGGGAGAAATTGCCTATGGTATGAGCCACCTTCATAGCATAAACACAATCTAACATGATTTATGCTGCAATTATTTTAATCTTCAGCCAAAGAAGAAGCTATTGGCCAGAAGATTAAAAACAGACCTTGAAATCATTACTCAGACATTATTGAGTGGGCTCCATGTTTTAACCTTTGGAAATAGAAAACTTGTGTCACTACAAATGTGTCACTACATGCtccataattgtgtgtgtgtgtgtgtgcgtgtgtgtgtcacaggcggctggtggcaccatcattggggaggacaggctagaACAGCATGTACTTAGCGGTataaaacacatcaaacacatagcTTGATACCaatccattcactccattccagccattcatATTAGCTATCCTTCCTTTTACCAGCctcaccatgtgtgtgtgtgagagacagagagacaaagagagagagagacaaagagagagagagacaaagagagagagagacaaagagagagagagacaaagagacaaagagacaaagagacagagacaaagagagagagagagagagagagagagagagacaaagagagagagagacaaagagatagagacagagagacaaagagagagagagagagagacaaagagagagagagacaaagagggagagagacaaagagagagagacagagagacaaagagagagagacaaagagagagagagagagagagagagagggagaggaacagattGAAAACAACTACTACCTCTGTCTGTACGTTGTCTACTGCTACCTACGTGAACGTCTTCAGCTTTGTGGTCTGCCAGGCCTCCGGTGAGATGGAGCCAGTTTTGGTTCAACAATGGAGTCACGTCGTTACCCAAGCTTTGCTCTCTAACCCTCTTTGTTCTGTTTGATATTGCAGTATTATGCTTGGTCTAATTTAAACAGTAGGCTGAATGCTTTGAATTACAACTCTTTATTTACtgtatctacattttaaaaaccaACAAAGCCTCAAGACTTTTC is a window from the Oncorhynchus clarkii lewisi isolate Uvic-CL-2024 chromosome 14, UVic_Ocla_1.0, whole genome shotgun sequence genome containing:
- the LOC139366163 gene encoding alpha-2Db adrenergic receptor-like, yielding MDVAKFTTVTNTSQDTNTSSAPRPLPQTEVGSALIILVVTVIILVTIVGNALVIVAVLTSRALRAPQNLFLVSLACADILVATLVIPFSLANEVMGYWYFGSTWCAFYLALDVLFCTSSIVHLCAISLDRYWSVTKAVSYNLKRTPKRIKSMIAVVWVISAVISFPPLIMTKHNEHECLLNNETWYILSSCLVSFFAPGLIMILVYCKIYKVAKQRSSTVFVAKTGLERQPSQSETCFVRKERMEMESPSSQSSEDHHRQEELDYIDLEESCCASDNKPRNHRFSKRRKVEVSDCCPPQSCRLSWASARASQLFQDPKNATNATLVAQRHHLAAHRHHLVAAASKTKVAQMREKRFTFVLAVVMGVFVLCWFPFFFTYSLHAICRESCYIPGALFNAFFWIGYCNSSVNPMIYTIFNRDFRKAFKKIVCRTSKRTNTT